The Arvicanthis niloticus isolate mArvNil1 chromosome 9, mArvNil1.pat.X, whole genome shotgun sequence genomic interval GGAACAGAAGGCAAAGCCCCTCAGGAGAGCCCCACTCTGTACACACAGGAGTAATTGAGAGCAGAGGTAAAAAGCACATAAAAGCCGTGTAACGGATACATGGGGAGAGGTTGCAGTGTCTGTTGGGTGACAGGACTGGGATGCGGTAGGGcagttccctctgcctcctgggatccaCTTTAATTGCATATTAAGTGAAACCACAAGGGGAGGGCTGAGGCTTGAAGGAAAGGCTCTCTAGTGCCCGCCCTACTCCTCCATTAATAACTAATCGGCAAGGTCCTGAGACAGCTCAGCTTTCCATTGAGGCCTGGCTCTGCTCTCTGACCCTGCAGTGGCTCCTGGAGCTTCAAGAGCATCCCCCAGGCTCCAGGGTACCAGAAGGCTAAGAGTATCACCAGAGGAAACCCTTTATGGGAAAACACCCCTCCTCATATTAAGGGAGGGTCCTATTGTCAAGGAGCCTTTGGCCCAGGTTTCCAGGGTCTCCTAAAAGCTTTTTGGAGCACCCAAACTCTAAGTTACACTTGCCCCAAGGAGTAGACAAGTGGACACTGAATAATAGTGGGAGATGAAGAGGCTACAGGAAAGGACATTGGGAATAATCCAGGAGAGACTGCTCTGGCTTTTCATTACGCTACCAACAAAACAAGCATAAAGAGAATACTAGTTTTGGCTCTGCACAGTGGCTCACTCcacagaagactgaggcaagatTACTTTGAGTTtgagcaagcctgggctacataacaagaccctaCCTCAATCATAAATTGGTTTAAGTTAAAGCCAAGTGTGGCATACAGTTTTAGTCCCTGATAAGATTGAGACCAGCCTAATATACATAATAAGCTCCAGGAGAGTGAAagcctatctcaaaataataataataataataataataataatataaatacttTGAACGAATAATTTTGGGTTGCTCTGAAGAGGCTTGTCCTTTGGGAGTACCAGTCTCTATTCCTGCATGATGCGAAGCCTCCAGCTATTTGAGTTAGATATACCAGAAAGGGAACCAGGCCTAGGCAACCTTACTGACCCAGCCTTGTTAACCCAGAGATGCCTTATTTCAGCTCAAGATGAGCTAACCCAGATGTGAATCAATGTGAAGGAGAAAGGGACAAAATACAGAAAGCAGTGAACAGGCCGAGCCTTCCTTCCGTTTGTCTTCCCTGAGCCTACAGGGAAATCACACCTGAACTATGAGGACTTAAGAAAATGATAAAGTCAGACCTATGGTAAGCCAGTAAGAAGAGCAGGTCCTCTGTGGGGACCAGTCCTCACTAGCCAGGGGCCCTCTCTGCGGTAATACCAGCCCAGGTCTCTGGGAGGTTTTCTGGTGGGTTTTAGCTTACTGGAACCTCCAGGCTACAGTGTGGCAGACTCGCCTGTCCCATTTCCTTGTGGTATCGTTTTATGACCGGTATTCCAATAGGCCAGGTTCTGGATCCTGGACCCCCACACTATACCAACCATCTCCAGCCACCATCTTCTCTTTAAGACCTTTTCCCAGGGTTGGGTGGGGAAAATAAGGCAAAGTTAGGATACTGAGTCCCTAACACAATCAGTCTGTTTCTCAGAACTCTACAAATCCCCAGCCCTTGAAGCCAGGGAAAGCAACTTTATTGCCCTGGAGTTTATGAGCGGATGCAGGGAGCCAAGCAGCATGCAATCGAGGGAAGCACACCCAGTTTGAATGTGCACAGAGCGATACTCAAAGTCAGAAGCTATTGGCTTCTTTCGACTCCATAGAATTAAGACTGCCAGTACACCTACAGGCTCCAGATTCACTGCGGCCCTTGGAGGGAGGTGGGATCCAGAAGGAGGGGACATGGGGCTTCAACTGAGCTCTAGGGGGCGGGTCCGAGGCAGGGGGCCCAGATCGGAAGCTGAGCGCTAGGGGCCTAGGAGGTTGTACAGCCAAGCGCAGCGGGAGGCGGGATCGCTACAACCCCGCTTGCCATGAACTCTGGACGTCAGCGGCGGACACCCTTTAGCATCGCAGACATCCTAGGTCCGAGCATGGTCCCCGGAGCACCTTCTGTGCCACAGCTTCCGGAGCCCGGCCCTGATCCCGCGTCGCCACTGTGTGCGCTGGAGGAGCTAGCTAGTAAAACTTTCCTGGGCCGTTCCCCGCGGGCTCCACAGCCTTCTGAAGGTACACGCCAGCAAGGCTGCGGActtgaactctgtgtgtgtgtgtgtgtgtgtgtgtgtgtgtgtgtgtgtgtgtgtgtgtgtgtgtgtgtccccgtccctgtctatatctctgtctctccctccactcctccttcGCTCTCTCGTCCTTGGTCACAACGTTTTGTCTGACCCTGGCCAGTCATTTTTACCCACCTTTTGCCCTCTGCGAAAGTGTCAGGAGTTGCATCTCGGGCCCCGCAGGTCTCTGGAGTTAGTTCTGAGACTCTGCAGTTGCTCCAGGGGGTCGTAGGGACTGTGGGATACCGCCAGGCTGGAGAGAATCCTGGACCCCACTGGCTTGGTGCGTTCGCTGTATGCGGGGACCAAGAGAGGCCGTAGTGGAGACAAAACGCTTGAGCTGCAGGCAAGAAAAGACTGAGGCAGGGCTAGGACGAGGCAGAAAGTTCCTGAGACCTCCCAACtacccagcctcagccccagccaGTCACTTCTTGAGCCCTGTAGAAGAAGGTCCTTGCAGCACTGTTGGGCACAGGAACTGCCTTCCGCCTCCCTTCCCTTTTGGGCTCCTGGTGTTTTTAAGAACATATAAGCAGAAGGCTTTATAGGGCCACCAGGCCGGATGGGTCACTCGACCTCAATTTGGCCTTTAACCTACTACCACGCACAACCTAGAGCTCCAAAAGGCGTCAGAGAACCTTCTCCAAACTGCCTTGACTCCCCCACCAGATTTCTGGTCAGTCCCATCCACCCTCCACCCACTCAAACAACCTCATCTCTGTCGCCAACACTCCCACAGGCCTGCTGCACTTCGAATCCGGGTCCTGACTCGGTGTATAGGGATTGTGGTGCTGACCCGCCCCCCTGCTCTCACCTGCTTGAGCCCCGCGACCCTAATTTTTTCACCCAGACCCACTCAGCTCCTCCAAAGCTGGAGACTGACATTTCCGTCCCATCCTGGCAGGCAGAGCCGCCCGGGCGGCGCCACCGGGTCCTGGCGCTGGTGTCCGGAGACGCCGCAAGTCGCGTACGGCGTTCACTGCACAGCAGGTGCTGGAGCTGGAGCGCCGATTCGTCTTCCAGAAGTACTTGGCACCGTCAGAGCGCGACGGACTGGCTGCGCGACTGGGCCTGGCAAATGCGCAAGTGGTCACTTGGTTCCAAAACCGTCGCGCCAAGCTCAAGCGGGATGTGGAGGAGATGCGCGCGGACGTGGCCTCCCTATGCGGGTTGTCCCCGGGAGTCCTGTGCTACCCAGCACTGCCAGACAGCACTTCAAGCCCTGACCCTGGCCCTTCAGGGCCGGATTCTGAGCCCAACTTATCAGATGAAGAGATACAGGTGGACGACTGAAAGTAAAGCTGCTGCCAGCTCTGGATTCTAGGACCCTGGACTCCTGCTAGGGGCCTTGTCTGGGTTCTCGGGTGGAGGGTTGACACCCATTTAGCTCTGTTCTGTCCCTTACTCCACACTCCTAACTTTTCTTACTCATCAAGAATAAAGCCTCCCTTCTGCTGCAAGAAGCCTCAATCCTGAATGCCCGCAGCCCAAACCAAGACAAGCAGCTACTCACAGGGAAATTCTGTTCTGTTGCCTTGTGGCTCCTTTAAAACGGGCATGCTTCTTTTAACCCAAGTAGCCACCCTAGAAGGTAGGTGTCTGCTATGCTTATTTTTCAAAAGAGACTTGAGGTCAGGATTTGGACACGAAATCAGCTACTCCTCATCTCAGAGACTGGGCTTGACTTTCACCTTTGGAGACACTGGATGGAGGGGAAGTGGGCAAGATTCTAGAGGTAGCTTCCGGTCACTACCCACTACTGGCTACCTTTGTTCCCAGGACTCTGCCTGCAGCTTCTAGAGACCTAAGCACTAACCTTTAGGTTGGCCTCTAAATAATAACGTGATCTTTTCTCTATTCTTAATTAAGCTTTACTAAGTTCCCTGCGTTAAGAGAGCCAAAGTAAGTTTAGTGTGGGCACACACCTGTGTTTCCAGAACTCGGGAGGTGggagcaggagaatcaggagttctctgtcagcctgggctgtatcacagcacacacacaccctgcaataaacaacaacaacaaaaccctttatGATGGGACATAGTAACACACCAGTGTCTGGAAAGAGGGCACCACTCACTTCTACCTTTGTCCGGGTTTGGGAAGCTGGGATGAGACTGGAGAGAGGAGGGCAAAGCTTCATCTGCAGGTCCTCAGACTACCGACTGACTCCCCTATCTCCTTAGCTgggattttgattttgattttacagacTTCATAAACAACAGTGCCATTTCACAGTGTTAAAAGGTTGTTCATAAAACTGGAGATTTAGCTAAATGGACAGGATTTAGTCCCCAGCAGGGGGCAAGAAAACAAGTTGGACATCGCTGAAGGCTAAAATAGTAAAAGGCCCCATAGTAAAAGGAGGCATTCTTTGAGAGACCAGGAGCAGTTCTAGTGGGGTCCTTGGAGCACTCTGGCTTGACCTGCCAACCACCACAAACCAAGAACGCTGGATGAACCGCTCTTAAGGAGTCGTTGTATACGAGTTACCCCTTAGCTGCTGGGTGTGGTCatccatgcctataatcccagcactcaggaggcagaggcaggctcatctctgtgaatctgaggccaacctggtctacaaactgagtccaggacagctgggCCCcattacatagagaaactctgtcaaaaaaaaaaaaaaaaaaaaaaaaaaaaaaaaaacaataaacaaatatccCTTAAAATGAAACCTACCATCTGTCTTAagtccatcccctcccccaacactttCAGGACAAGTCATCTTAGCTGAGGCAACAGAGTCTTGTTAGCTGGTACTGAGCCATAAACTCCTTTCTTCCAGTGCTCCCTAAGTCCTTGTCCAGCGGGTGCCACCTCCTCTCACACTCCAGCCTTGGATGACAAATCTGCAGCCAGAAGGAAGGTGTGAcggtgtgcacctgtgtgtacctGTAATCCATTTCTTGGGAATCGAAGACAGGaaaattgtgagttcaaggcacaTGTTGGATAAGGCTCAAGTCGTACCCTTAAGCTTGATGTATGCTTACCCTCCCTCAACCCAGCCCCTTCCCTGTCTGCTCTAGATACAACCCTCAGTTATATATTACTCTATTTGCAGaaatggaggggaggggagggagggaggagggagaagctaAGTGTAATGTCCATCTCTGGGAGAGACGGTAGGTAGCCAGGGTATCAGCAGTGTgagtgtgaccctgtctcaaaatacagattaaaaacaaGCCAAACAAATTGGCCTTGGcatatagctcagttggcagagagcTTGTGTaagtcagatgtggtggtgaAGGCTTGAAGCTCAGGGCTTACTatgtagaagcaggagaatcagttTCTAAGTcttctttggctacatagtgagtttgaaccATTCCAGGCtaaaggagaccttgtctcaaaacaaataaacatactaAGGTAGACTCTGGACAGATGTCCACTCCGATGGCCCTAGAAAAATGTGCAGTGTAGACTAGGAAGACAGTTCTGTGGGTAAGAGTGTGAAAGCAACAGGATTTGAGTTCAAATACTCAGCACTCATGTTAAATTGTGCATGCCtgcacatgtctgtaaccccaactTCATTcgtagagacaagcagatcccaaagcttactgctgagccagcttAGGCAAGATGGCAAGATTTAGGTTcgttgtgagaccctgtctcaaaaaaataacgCGATGAGCTGGGCAA includes:
- the Lbx2 gene encoding transcription factor LBX2, translated to MNSGRQRRTPFSIADILGPSMVPGAPSVPQLPEPGPDPASPLCALEELASKTFLGRSPRAPQPSEGRAARAAPPGPGAGVRRRRKSRTAFTAQQVLELERRFVFQKYLAPSERDGLAARLGLANAQVVTWFQNRRAKLKRDVEEMRADVASLCGLSPGVLCYPALPDSTSSPDPGPSGPDSEPNLSDEEIQVDD